One Ovis aries strain OAR_USU_Benz2616 breed Rambouillet chromosome 24, ARS-UI_Ramb_v3.0, whole genome shotgun sequence genomic window, CTGCCCCGTGGGCACCTGCAGGGCCATGCCCAgcttcccttccttcccccacGGTCCTGCTTGCTGGTGGGCGTGAACCAGGGTGTGTGGGTCTCGGGGACAGAGAGGGGAGCAGGGCAGCCTTGCCCTTGGGTGTACGCTCCGCCACCCGCGGGCTCTGCCTCTGTATCTCCCATCGTCCGTCCCGGTGCTGATGCTGCTGTCATTCCTAGACTCCAGGTCATGGGCATTCTTGTCAAGAAATGCTCTCTGAGTCAGAGGGGCCAGTGCCTCTAGGAGAGGCCTGGGAGTCACCCCGCATCAAGGTGGAGCCAGAGGAGCCACACCCTGAAGGGGTGTCGCCGGAGACCAGAGCTCAAGGAGCACGGGGCTGGGTGCCCCTAAGCCAGGGCGCTAAGGAGAAAGTGTGtttcctgcctggaggaggtgagaaAGGGACTGGGGAGAGGGGCCCTTTCCCTGCTCCCAGCCCAGGTAGGGAGACCCAGGTGTCTGCCCCACCTTCCCTTCAGAAGCTGCCCGACTCACCCTCAGAGCCCACTGACCCTCCTCTCGGGTCAGGTTGGGGGTGGAGTTGGAGGCAGCGGGAGGTCCCTGCTGGGCCTGGCATTCGTTCACTCCCGGGAGCAGGAGGGCCAAGCAGGGCGAGGTGGCCGCCTGAGGACCTCTCTCCCCTCTcagcccccccagccccccagagcCCTGTGCTCTCCCGCGAGGGGAGGACCAGAGACCGGCAGATGGCCACGGCGCTCCTCACTGCCTGGTCCCAGGTGAGTGTCCATGTCCAGGGCTGGAGGGGGAGCCAAAAGACGTGGAGGGACAGCGTCTGTGACGGAGCTGTGCTCCGGATCCGAGTGCTGGACCTGAGGGTGGGGGCCAGAGATCCTGAGCTTTGGAAGTGGTGCCGAGAGGGAGTCTTGCTTTTGTCCTGTGCTGTCCACAGTCGCATGGTTCTTGCCCCAAAAGTCTTCCTTAGGCAGCTGCCCTGCTTCACCAGCATACCCAGGGTGGGCCTCACCGCAGTCAGCAGGATGGGGGTCCAGGTCTGTCCTCGTCCTGGCACCACTGAGCGCCTCCACCACTTCCCGATGAGTCCCGGAGAGGGGGCCTTCTGTGTTGTTTCAGATGCCGGTGACCTTTGAGGACGTGGCTCTGTACCTCTCCCGGGAGGAATGGGGACGGCTGGACCACACCCAGCAGAGCTTCTACAGGGAGGTCCTGCAGAAAAGGAGCGGGCTGTCCTTGGGTAAGAGCTGGGAAATCAGAGCGGGGCCCGTCCACTGCCACCTGCTCCCCCATTTCCATGGCTTGAATCCCCTCTTGCAGTTCATCCAGACCTCACTGTCCTATAGAACCTTCCTAGTGGTGGAAGTGTCCTTTCTGTGCTGATGTGGTAGCCACAAGCCAGATGTAGCTAGTGAGTCCTTGAAATGCAGCTGGAGCCACTGAGctcttttatctcattttaatcAGCTCAGATTTGAGCTGAAGCAGCCACACAGGGCCAGCGGCTGCCATGCTGGACAATGCCCacctagagactgtgctccagTTCTTCCCTAGCTCCTTCCAGTagctccccttcctctcccctccaagCCCAGCTTCAGAGGTGTCTGAGCAGAAAGCTTGGCTCCGGGCCAGGCTGCAGGCCCAGGGGATGGGGAACGGTGCCAGCTGGTCCCTCCAGGCCTTTGACTCTGAGCTGTCACATTCCTCTCCCAGGGCCATGTCCTCTTCTCAGAGGGGCCTTGGTTCCCTCGGTTTTTCTCATGGTGAGTAATTAAGTCCCAGGGCTTTGACTCCTCAAATTCAGGCTCTAGTTTTCATGACAGAATTTTATGAGGGTTTATGGGAAAATCAGagcgttcattcattcatttggtcaGTCTGTCTGCGTGTCTGTTACACACCTGCTAGTCTCGGTGGagccacagactgggtggttcCACCTTCTGACTTTGGTGGTAGGCCTCAGGATCACAGCAGTAGCTCTGCTCATGCCTGTAATTATCTCAGGTTTGCTCACCACCCAATGTTGGGACTCTCTGGGGCCTCGGCCAGCAGGTCCAGGCAAGTCCTGGGAGATCAGAGGGAACCAGCCTCCAGTCGCAGCCCCATGGTGGGCCTCATGAATGCCCTAAACCACACATTGGTCCACGCGTCCCTTTGCTCCCGTGGGGCTTGGATCAGGTCATGAAGCCCAGGGCCCCCTCTGCTGTCTTCCTGGGTTGACCAGAATTCCCAGGCCCTCAAACCTGGGGGACTTGGCAAATGGGACGTGGTCCCTGACGTATGGGTGGTCTGTGTCCCCAGCCCTCTCAGCCCAGCCCTCCTGCTGGCCTCTCTCTGCCCACTGCCCCTGTCCCAggagccctctttatggtcctgGGAAGGTGCAGGTGCAGGAGAGGAAGATGCGTCTGGATTCTGACTGAGGGGGCCACTGCTGGGGGCTTTGTGACACAGGGGTGGCCAGCCCTGAGAAGAGTGTGCGGACGATGCTGGAAAACTGTGCCCTGAGAGGCTGTGGCCATCTGGTTTTGCCCTGTGTTTGCAGAGCTGCACTCCCTCTTTTGCTCCATCACTTCTCTGGAGGCTGGGTGCTGGTATCTCCCACTGTGCAGCCCGAAGGGCCCTGACTGAGCGCAGCATCTCTTTCCAAGCAGGGTTTCCCTTCAACAGACCTTTCTGGGCCTCTCAAGTGCAGGGCAAGGGTGAGGCCCCAGGCTCCAGCAGGCAGTTGGGACgtgaggaggagaaaagaggtGCGTGCAGAGGGGACAGGTGGGCGGGGTAGTGGGGTCTTGGCTGTCACTCGCTGATGCCCCAGGTCAGTGTGGGCTGTTTCCTGTGGGGTGCAGACACACAGCCCCTCCTGGGGCGGGGCCACCCACCTCCCCTCCTGTGTGGAGGTGGCTCTTGCTTCCAGGGTGCCCCACAGGTGCTTGCCCTCatctccatctccagaactccCCTGGGGCCCTCATGAAAGCCTCTCTCTTGCTGGAAACCCTGTTTATCCAGGAGTGGTAGAGGCAGACAAGGAGGAGCTGGCTGCATCCCTGGGAGCCCTTGGCGATGCAAAGGCCTTCAAAAGTCCTTCCTGCAGAGTGGGAAGAGCCCAGGGGGAGGCCCCGCGGTGCGGGCAGCGAGCAGCCAGCGGCCAGAACTCAGGGCCAGCCAAGGACGATGTGCAGCCCTGTCCCGTGGAGGAGGCACAGCCGGAATCAGCCCCGCCTGATACCGACCTCCCGAAAACCCAGGAGGGCCGCTTCCCAGAGCAGCCCAGAGAAGGGGAGACGGCCGCCCCCGAGAGCAGCGAGGAGGGCCTGGCGCTGGACAGCGAGGTGGGCAAGAAGACCTACAAGTGCGAGCAGTGCGGCAAGGCCTTCAGCTGGCACTCACACCTGGTGACGCACCGGCGCACgcacacgggcgagaagccctACGCCTGCACGGACTGCGGCAAGCGCTTCGGCCGCAGCTCGCACCTGATCCAGCACCAGATCATccacacgggcgagaagccctACACCTGCCCGTCCTGCTGGAAGAGCTTCAGCCACCACTCGACGCTGATCCAGCACCAGCGCATCCACACGGGCGAGAAGCCGTACGTGTGCGACCGCTGCGCCAAGCGCTTCACCCGCCGCTCGGACCTGGTCACCCACCAGGGCACCCACACGGGCGCCAAGCCGCACAAGTGCCCCATCTGTGGCAAGTGCTTCACGCAGAGCTCGGCCCTGGTCACCCACCAGCGCACCCACACCGGAGTCAAGCCCTACCCATGCCCCGAGTGCGGTAAGTGCTTCAGCCAGCGATCCAACCTCATTGCGCACAACCGCACGCACACCGGCGAGAAGCCCTACCACTGCCTCGACTGCGGCAAGAGCTTCAGCCACAGCTCGCACCTCACCGCGCACCAGCGCACCCACCGCGGCGTCCGGCCCTACTCCTGCCCGCTGTGCGGCAAGAGCTTTAGCCGGCGTTCCAACCTGCATCGGCACGAGAAGATCCACACAGCGGGGCCCAAGGCCCTAGCCATGCTGATGCTGGGGGCGGCCGGGGCTCTGGcagcacccccacctccccctacctaggaggctgggagggaggggccgGGGCATCTGCTGTGGGGGTGTGACCTGGGAGACCCAGGAAGGGAGGCGGGGAGGTGCTGGCATGGGGGTGGCAACACGGGAGGAGCTCAGATGAGGACCAGGCATGCTCGCCGCAAATTAAAGGCCTTGGAATTCAAGCGACAGCCTATAGCTTCCTTTCATGGGGCCCTGGAAGCTGATGCTGGACTCGTGGGGAAAGTGGAGCCTTCCGGGGCAACTATGCATTCTCACTCAGTCCTCTGAGAAGGCACCTTCCTCCCCAGGCTTTACCTGGCTTGGGACCCATTCCAGAATCTAGAGGTTTCCAACCTGAAGCCAACCGGCCATTTCTGCTGCTCTTGTCATTAGGTGTTCCTGCTGAGCCCTGGGCCCTGCCATGGCTTTTTTCCTAGGGAGTCGGGAGCAGGGCAGAGTCAGCATGGGAATTCATGCTCAGTGTCTTCTGCCTACCTTGTCTCCTGTCTCAGGCCCTGGGGCCTGCATTTTGTGGCTGCACATTTTCACCTGCATCCCTTGGGTCCCAGCTTCAACCCAGTGAGGATGTCTCACCAGGGATCCCCTACCTCTCCTGGTCCTTTCTGAGGCTGATGCCATCTCCCTCTCCTACTTCTCACCTACTTGGCCTTTTTGCACAGTTCAGTctctcacttgtgtctgactctttgcgaccccatggactgcagcacgcctggcttccctgttcttcaccaactcccggagtttactcaaactcgtgtccatcaagtcagtgatgccatccagccatctcattctctgtcgtccccttctcctcccgccttcaatctttcccagtatcaggatcttttcagatgagttggttcttcacatcaggtggccaaagtattggagtttaagcttcagcatctgttcttccaatgaatattcaggactgatttcctttaggatgaactggttggatctccttgcatgcagtccaagggactctcaagagtcttctccaacaccacagttcaaaagcatcaattcttcggcgctcagctttcattatagtacATGTCCTTTGTAATTTGCCCTGCCTGAGCCTGCCTGCTTGTTTTACCCTTGGCCTTGATAAAATGAAAACTTCGAgttcctaaccattggaccgccagggaactccctggccCAAGTCCTTGCTAAAGGCATAATGCCGTACCTCGGCCGGGCCGGGGACGTCGGCTGATTCAGCACTGCGATAGCCTGAGAAACTCCCCCCAAACTCGTGTGACCTCGCGGAGTCGGCAGTCTGGGGGTCGCCTCATATCCCGGAGGACGAGTTTCGTAAGGTCCCGCCCCTCCCACGTTGGCCTTTGCCAATCAAGTGTCGAGGCGGGGCTAGGGGGTGGGCTCCAGCAAAAGTGACCAGTCAAGACAGACGTTTGTTTTCTAGGCTTTCTTTCCCTCTCACGCCCCAAAGCCGCACGGTTGCCTGGCAACTGGTCGACGCTTTGGGCTTTGGAACTTTGCCTTTTCCGCTCAGCCAGGCCTACCACCGAGACGCCAAACCTCCTGCCGTCCTAGAGAGGGGGCGGACAGAAGGCGAGGGCTCGGGCCACAGCCGCTTCCAGCTTAGCTTCTTGAGAAGAGCTGAGACTTGTTGCTACCCAGAGACCACATGAGGCCCTGGTAATGGCTGCCCTGTGCACGGTAGCCGGCGAGTCGTGGCCCCGGCACAGGAGTTCAGCGAGAGCCCAGACGCTTCCTGCCAGCGCTCTTAACACCTGCTGAGCCTTGAAGCAGGGCCTAACTGGGCTGCCTGGAAAAGTCGGGTGTGGAAACGGCCTGAAGAAGACCTTGATTCTTTTGCTGGGCGCCGGGGAAAGTGAGGCAGTCCATGCTGGAGGGGGGACATGGTGATGAGTGACGCGCAGGGGTGGATGGTAAAGGGCGAGGAAACGTTAAATAGGGGCTTTGCTACATTCACTCCTTCATTTTTCAAATACGAAATGAAAACGTGCCTTCCAGGTCCTTTGCTAAATATCAAAGAATAAGCGATGAAAAAAACCAGACAAGATCCGTGCCCTCAAGGGGTTCCGCTCTAGTAAGGGAGACTAACAAGCAGTGTAAACGTATGAATGACATATACATTACTTTCAAGTAGTGACAGATACCAGAAAAAAAAGGAGCCGGGTGAAGTAAGGGAGGATGGTAGGTACTGGTTGTTGGAGACGGCCCCTCACAGGAGGGAACGTTTGGGCTTTGGGGGTAGGACCTTCCAAGCTAGGGGAACAGAATGAATAAAAGCCCTACCCTGAGGAAGATTGGTGTTCCAGGAGCTGAAATGACACCAGTGGtggaagggaggggtgggggttggtTAGAAAGGTGAGGCTTGAGAGAGGCTGTGGCCTGCGATTTCACCCTGGTGTGTTGTGTGAAGGGTGGAGAATGAGCGTTCATGAAGATGGTCCGACCGTGGCGTCCACTTTCTCATGCTCCCCGGCCATCCAGAGATGTGTGATCAGGCAGGCTTCCTGCCTGGGTTGCAGAGGCAGGACTCTGTGGCTTGCGCCTGTCACCTCCTGGAACTAATGCCAATTTTTCTGTTCTCAACTAACAAAGCTCCAGGTGAGCCCTAATGATTAAGATCCAACAGGCCACTGACCAGAACAAGATGGGCTCAAATCTTCCAGGGAAAGTGGAAAAGATGCCTGGGAGGTCCTAACTCCTGCTGTCTCTCATGCATGAGTCCTCTTTCCCGTGGCGTGACCGTTTGACAGGCTCCTGGTGATGAATAATTCCCTGAGAATACCCATTCTTTACTGAGTGTTTCCTTGTGTTAAAAGTTAGTATTGGGCTATGTGGTCTATGTGTattctctcatttatttaatctttataacaaccctatgaggtaatGAATCAGGATTCAGTTCAACTGCAAATAATAGAGACCCAAAATAAAGATGATCTTAAACAAGATAGAAGTGAATTTCTTAAGACAACACCTGTAGGTGGGCTGAGGATAGCTTATGGCAGAACTGGCACAGCAGCCCTAATCCACAAAGTCAGTAGATACCTAGACTCCTCCAAGCCTGCTGCCCCACCACCATTAAAGTCTCACTTCACTGACCCCAGACAAGCAGTGGGACTTAATCATATgtgccaatttaaaaaattttaaccaaaTGGGAATATTATGTACAACTTCATGTTAATCTGAAATTGTTGATGAAAGGGATGATTTCCTAGAAAAATCATATCAAGGTTTAGTCAAGATCACATAGAAATTCAGAATATCCAGTATCCCacagagaaattataaaaataaaaaatatgtatttttacttttttttttaaagactgaaagaaaatctGATTTTAGCTTGAGTTTAGATTTGACAGGAAAGGCACTAGGACCATTGTCAATTTTCCAGTAGGCTGGGTGAGAAGAGAGACTCAGGTCAAAGGATTTGAACATTATTTGCTTGAGATGGGGAAAGACTTTAGGTGGGGAAATTAGCTACCCCTGCATAAAGTGCacactgtgtgtgcatgcgtgtagtcagtcgtgtccaaccctttgcgaccccatggactatagcctgccaggctcctctgtgcatgcaatctcccaggcaagaataaactCTTAGCAGGCAGTAAAGCAGTAATGCTAGTTAGGGTTTACATTCTGGTTAAAATATAGATCCAAAATAAGAGTGGCTTAATCTCAGTATCTGTTTCTCTCTTACACCATCATCTGGGCATAAATCCACCCGCAATAATCAGGAATCCAGGCACTTCCACCTTCTTGCTTTGACACCCCTAGGGTTAGTGTCATCTGCATGGCCCATGACCCCATGTCCAAATTTCTGCTAGCAgttggggaaaagagaaaaacagaacccCTTTCTAGTAAGATACATACAGCACATCTGCTTATGTATCACTGTTTTCAGTATAAATACATGAAATACCATACTTCAATGCAGTAGACtggaaatatatattctttattcttaAGGGCCACATGCCCACTGAAAACTTACTATTGAAAGGGAAAACATACCGAGGAACCACTAGGTCTTTCTTCTTCAAATGAGAATAGATGCTCCATAATACAAGCATGGAAATATATATCAGAGACAAAAAGTGTTATCATTACCCAAGCCAATGATGCCCGCTGTCCTGAATTTtgtcaatatttctttttattcattcgtTTATTATTTTTAGCTGCACCAGGATCTTAGTTGTgtcctgtgggatctagttccctgaccagggatctcgAACATCTGCTCACTGCATTGGAAGTCCAGAGTTTTAGCCATTGGACCagagggaagtccctgtcttgATTTTTAACACTTTGGGAGTTCTGGACAATGctataagacaagaaaaagaataagtatAAATCTAGAAATGAATATaacttttctggaaagaaaaagtttactctttacaatatatatttatattttctagctagaaaaataaactaaaactatcagaaggaaaagaaaatgcaataagATGGTCAACTTCAATATAATTATATACGAGTAATTTACCAACTACCAGCAATGCCCAATAGAGTATTTGGTAGGTGTGCCGGTTAATTTATTGTCTCTCAGACCCCCCCAATAAACCCTTTTGGTCCTGCTTTGTGATAACGGAGCCAGATTCTTAGACGGTTCTCCTTCGCCAGCCAATTAGATGTTAGTCTTTGTCAGTAGAGGGCGTTGAAAGAACACCAAGGccacaatggaaaaaaatctccTGTGCCGTTCTCCACTGGGACCAGTAGGGGGCGGCGGGGGACTCAAAAATATCTACGTCATCAGTCTCAATAGAACAGACTGCGCTCATCCCGTACAGTAAATTGTTCGAACAAATACAGAAAGGTGTATGCAGTAAAGATctacaaatacagaaaaatggaaacaacctaagtgtccacgaGTAAGAGACTTTAACTGGAATATGGAACCTTCCTGCTTTGGAATACTGTGCAGCTTGCAAGatggattttatttataaatgctgATTTGGAAACATACCTTTGATAGACTTTTGAGCCAAAGAAACATTACTTAAATATAACGATTCCTGatatatattagaaatattcATAGAACACTGAAATATTAATAGTGCTTATTTCTGAATGACCTTACTAGATATCCTTTCAGTTATTTTCATCTTCAATTATTCAACAAAGGTTGTGCCGGGCACAGTATTCtaggtgatggaagtaaagaagTGAAAAGTCTGATCTCATGAAAATTATAGTCGAGTAATGGATTTAAATATTATACAGATACATCAGGTAGTGATAAAagttaggaagaaaaataaggcaGGGCAGAGGCATAGCAGCGCGGGGAGGTAGGGGGCAGGAGCTGTTTACATAGGGTTAGGAAAAACCACTTTGATGGAGTGCCATGTGAGCTGAATGAGGAAGCTAGCTTTGTGGATATGGATACCTTGACAAGTTTATTTTCTTGCCTACACTAAGGATGCAATTCTTGCATAATCAAACAACAACCAGACAAGAAAGGATTTTCCACTTCAGAAAAAGATTTTGGAGCCTCAGATCTCCAAGACCAGTAAGAGGGTGGGAGCACCGACAGATGTACAAAGCTTTTCCGATGAGGCACCCCTGCTTCAGATTGTCCCCAGCCCAGAGAGCCCCGCTGTCCTTCAGTCAAATCTATCGGTGGCAGAGGGCGGGGGTCCTTCTGGGTGAGCGTCGCCGACGGCCGCGTCCGGCTGAGAGACCCTGGCCGACTCTCAGGGACAAAGATTCGCCGCCGGAGGTCCCCCGCCCCTCACTGAACTGCTTCCACAGCAAGCATCCACTAAGAGCAGATGAGGGCTGCGGCGGGACCCTATAAGCTATAAAGGAGTCTCCCAGCGCCGAGCTCCAGCTCCTGGACCACCGTCCCCTCAGTCTTCGACCCACTCTGGAGCCGGAAATGCCGAGGAAGGACCGAAGAGTCCGCGCCTGGGCATCCCTTCCGGCGGAGCTGGCGTCCCACTCGTAGCTGGGATAAGCCATGTATCTGCCTACCAGGCCAGTCTTGGCTTCCCCTTTACGCTCTTCACAGACCAGAGGAgcacaaaaaaactgaaaaaccaaGAGGGATAAAGACAGCAGACTGGGGGAATGGGTGTGGCTGTCCATGGGCCACTGCCTTCTGATTGGCCACCCTTGGGAATTCTGCCCATTCATTGGTCATCCGTCAGAAAGCAGGCAGGTATAGTGGGAGAACGGCCTCCTGAGGAGTGTGGCGCTTAGTGCGTGCCTCGACGCGTGCGCTATGTCTCTTCCCGGCGGGCCCCGCGCGAACTTCCGGCGCCCGGAGCAGGCGGC contains:
- the ZNF205 gene encoding transcriptional repressor RHIT isoform X5, with product MTPGHGHSCQEMLSESEGPVPLGEAWESPRIKVEPEEPHPEGVSPETRAQGARGWVPLSQGAKEKVCFLPGGAPPAPQSPVLSREGRTRDRQMATALLTAWSQMPVTFEDVALYLSREEWGRLDHTQQSFYREVLQKRSGLSLAGFPFNRPFWASQVQGKGEAPGSSRQLGREEEKRGVVEADKEELAASLGALGDAKAFKSPSCRVGRAQGEAPRCGQRAASGQNSGPAKDDVQPCPVEEAQPESAPPDTDLPKTQEGRFPEQPREGETAAPESSEEGLALDSEVGKKTYKCEQCGKAFSWHSHLVTHRRTHTGEKPYACTDCGKRFGRSSHLIQHQIIHTGEKPYTCPSCWKSFSHHSTLIQHQRIHTGEKPYVCDRCAKRFTRRSDLVTHQGTHTGAKPHKCPICGKCFTQSSALVTHQRTHTGVKPYPCPECGKCFSQRSNLIAHNRTHTGEKPYHCLDCGKSFSHSSHLTAHQRTHRGVRPYSCPLCGKSFSRRSNLHRHEKIHTAGPKALAMLMLGAAGALAAPPPPPT
- the ZNF205 gene encoding transcriptional repressor RHIT isoform X1; translated protein: MCRRRWLISFCSSRLLARSWRGLGQHEHKTTQRCFLALRFKKMSADDRGIRATQNKERARETPGHGHSCQEMLSESEGPVPLGEAWESPRIKVEPEEPHPEGVSPETRAQGARGWVPLSQGAKEKVCFLPGGAPPAPQSPVLSREGRTRDRQMATALLTAWSQMPVTFEDVALYLSREEWGRLDHTQQSFYREVLQKRSGLSLAGFPFNRPFWASQVQGKGEAPGSSRQLGREEEKRGVVEADKEELAASLGALGDAKAFKSPSCRVGRAQGEAPRCGQRAASGQNSGPAKDDVQPCPVEEAQPESAPPDTDLPKTQEGRFPEQPREGETAAPESSEEGLALDSEVGKKTYKCEQCGKAFSWHSHLVTHRRTHTGEKPYACTDCGKRFGRSSHLIQHQIIHTGEKPYTCPSCWKSFSHHSTLIQHQRIHTGEKPYVCDRCAKRFTRRSDLVTHQGTHTGAKPHKCPICGKCFTQSSALVTHQRTHTGVKPYPCPECGKCFSQRSNLIAHNRTHTGEKPYHCLDCGKSFSHSSHLTAHQRTHRGVRPYSCPLCGKSFSRRSNLHRHEKIHTAGPKALAMLMLGAAGALAAPPPPPT
- the ZNF205 gene encoding transcriptional repressor RHIT isoform X4 → MSADDRGIRATQNKERARETPGHGHSCQEMLSESEGPVPLGEAWESPRIKVEPEEPHPEGVSPETRAQGARGWVPLSQGAKEKVCFLPGGAPPAPQSPVLSREGRTRDRQMATALLTAWSQMPVTFEDVALYLSREEWGRLDHTQQSFYREVLQKRSGLSLGFPFNRPFWASQVQGKGEAPGSSRQLGREEEKRGVVEADKEELAASLGALGDAKAFKSPSCRVGRAQGEAPRCGQRAASGQNSGPAKDDVQPCPVEEAQPESAPPDTDLPKTQEGRFPEQPREGETAAPESSEEGLALDSEVGKKTYKCEQCGKAFSWHSHLVTHRRTHTGEKPYACTDCGKRFGRSSHLIQHQIIHTGEKPYTCPSCWKSFSHHSTLIQHQRIHTGEKPYVCDRCAKRFTRRSDLVTHQGTHTGAKPHKCPICGKCFTQSSALVTHQRTHTGVKPYPCPECGKCFSQRSNLIAHNRTHTGEKPYHCLDCGKSFSHSSHLTAHQRTHRGVRPYSCPLCGKSFSRRSNLHRHEKIHTAGPKALAMLMLGAAGALAAPPPPPT
- the ZNF205 gene encoding transcriptional repressor RHIT isoform X3, encoding MSADDRGIRATQNKERARETPGHGHSCQEMLSESEGPVPLGEAWESPRIKVEPEEPHPEGVSPETRAQGARGWVPLSQGAKEKVCFLPGGAPPAPQSPVLSREGRTRDRQMATALLTAWSQMPVTFEDVALYLSREEWGRLDHTQQSFYREVLQKRSGLSLAGFPFNRPFWASQVQGKGEAPGSSRQLGREEEKRGVVEADKEELAASLGALGDAKAFKSPSCRVGRAQGEAPRCGQRAASGQNSGPAKDDVQPCPVEEAQPESAPPDTDLPKTQEGRFPEQPREGETAAPESSEEGLALDSEVGKKTYKCEQCGKAFSWHSHLVTHRRTHTGEKPYACTDCGKRFGRSSHLIQHQIIHTGEKPYTCPSCWKSFSHHSTLIQHQRIHTGEKPYVCDRCAKRFTRRSDLVTHQGTHTGAKPHKCPICGKCFTQSSALVTHQRTHTGVKPYPCPECGKCFSQRSNLIAHNRTHTGEKPYHCLDCGKSFSHSSHLTAHQRTHRGVRPYSCPLCGKSFSRRSNLHRHEKIHTAGPKALAMLMLGAAGALAAPPPPPT
- the ZNF205 gene encoding transcriptional repressor RHIT isoform X2, translating into MCRRRWLISFCSSRLLARSWRGLGQHEHKTTQRCFLALRFKKMSADDRGIRATQNKERARETPGHGHSCQEMLSESEGPVPLGEAWESPRIKVEPEEPHPEGVSPETRAQGARGWVPLSQGAKEKVCFLPGGAPPAPQSPVLSREGRTRDRQMATALLTAWSQMPVTFEDVALYLSREEWGRLDHTQQSFYREVLQKRSGLSLGFPFNRPFWASQVQGKGEAPGSSRQLGREEEKRGVVEADKEELAASLGALGDAKAFKSPSCRVGRAQGEAPRCGQRAASGQNSGPAKDDVQPCPVEEAQPESAPPDTDLPKTQEGRFPEQPREGETAAPESSEEGLALDSEVGKKTYKCEQCGKAFSWHSHLVTHRRTHTGEKPYACTDCGKRFGRSSHLIQHQIIHTGEKPYTCPSCWKSFSHHSTLIQHQRIHTGEKPYVCDRCAKRFTRRSDLVTHQGTHTGAKPHKCPICGKCFTQSSALVTHQRTHTGVKPYPCPECGKCFSQRSNLIAHNRTHTGEKPYHCLDCGKSFSHSSHLTAHQRTHRGVRPYSCPLCGKSFSRRSNLHRHEKIHTAGPKALAMLMLGAAGALAAPPPPPT